CGAAGTGCCTTTTGCGGACGAAAACGTCTCGGAAATCACCTGCCACGCCGTGGGCGCCCATTTTTGCGACAACAATATCCGCACCATTGTGGACGTGGGCGGCCAGGACATCAAGGCCATCGCCCTGTCGGATACGGGCAGCGTGCTGGAATTCGCCATGAACGACAAATGCGCGGCGGGCACGGGCAGATTTTACGAGGCCGTGGTGCGCACCTTCGACCTGTCTTTGGACGAGTTCTCAGCATTATCCCTGAAGGCGAAAAAAATCGTGCCGGTCACGTCCCAGTGCACGGTGTTCGCCGAAAGCGAACTGGTGAGCCTGTTGTACAAGCGAAACTCCCCGGCGGACATCGCGGCCGGCGTGCAATTATCCGTGGCCAAACGGGTTTTCACCCTGGCCCGCCGCGTGGGCGTGAAGCCTGGCGTGACCGTCACCGGGGGATGCTCCAAAAATATAGGGTTGGTCAAAGCCTTGGAAAAAACATTGAGAACGCCGATCTCTTTGCTCTCTACGGATCCCCAACTCACGGGGGCCCTGGGAGCCGCCGTCCTGGCCTCCCGCAATGGATCAGGCTAGGCGCGTGTTGTGGGGCGATAGCGTCCTTCCCTCCCCCCTTGGGAAGGGCGTTATTGCTTTATATCATAGGTTTTAATGGACTTTCATTCCGTTTTCGGTTTACACCTCAGGGCAGGAGGAAACCGAAACCCATGCCCGAAAAAGCGCCCTTTCCGGTCCAGGCCTTCAGGCCCATTCTTGTTTGCATCATTGGCATGCTTGCGGTGTCCTGCGTGTTTATGACCCAAGCCATCTTCCTGGAGTTGGCCCAAAGCCTCCAGGTGGAGGAAACCCGGGCTCGCCTGAGCTTCAGCTTTACGTCCCTGTTTTACGGGCTTTCCTTTTTGCTGGTCGGCCCTATTGCAGACAGGGTTCATCAGCCTCGTATGGCTTTCGGCGGCGCCGTGTTTCTGGCCCTGGCAGTACTCGCGGCCTCCTTTGTGCACGATTTCCAGCTATTCCTGGTTCTCATGGCCGCGGTCGGCATGGGCGCCTCAGCCATTCCGGCCTCCATGTTTCCGTATATGGTGCACACCGCTCCCCCGGAGCGCATGGGCGCCTTTGTAGGCATGCTGCTGGCCTTCGCCACCATCGGGGTGATCGTGGGGCGCCTTGTTGTGGGGCTCATGACTTCCTGGTGGGGATGGGAGGTTGCGTTTCGGGTTATGGCGGGAATCGTCCTGGCCTGCGGAATTTGCGTGCTTGCGTTTTTGCCCAAGCCGGAGATGGAGCTGCCCGCCGATGGCTCCGGTTTTTTCCGGCTGCTGCTAAAGCCCTTCCAGCTCATGGCCCAGCCGAAAATCATCACCCTGCTTTTCACGGGGTTTTTATTGTTTTTTGGATTTATGGGGATGGTGACCTTCCTGACTTACAGGCTGGCCCAGCCGCCCTTTTTTTATACAGCCAGGGAAATAGGGCTGGTCAGCCTGGCCGGGCTTACCTCCCTGCTGGGCGCGCCCCTGTCCGGGGCGTTTTCCCAAAAATTCGGCTGGTACAAGGTGGCTGTTTTCGGCGTGAGCTTATGTTTGATTTCCCTTCAACTCATGGGATGGACGGCGTCCCTGACGCCTGTTGTCATCGGCATCCTCATGGTCTTTTTAGGGGTGTATGGCGCCCAGCCGTCCATTTTTCTGGAAATCAGCCAATCCGTCCCCATAGACAGCACGGGCTGCGCCAG
This DNA window, taken from Desulfatibacillum aliphaticivorans DSM 15576, encodes the following:
- a CDS encoding MFS transporter, which encodes MPEKAPFPVQAFRPILVCIIGMLAVSCVFMTQAIFLELAQSLQVEETRARLSFSFTSLFYGLSFLLVGPIADRVHQPRMAFGGAVFLALAVLAASFVHDFQLFLVLMAAVGMGASAIPASMFPYMVHTAPPERMGAFVGMLLAFATIGVIVGRLVVGLMTSWWGWEVAFRVMAGIVLACGICVLAFLPKPEMELPADGSGFFRLLLKPFQLMAQPKIITLLFTGFLLFFGFMGMVTFLTYRLAQPPFFYTAREIGLVSLAGLTSLLGAPLSGAFSQKFGWYKVAVFGVSLCLISLQLMGWTASLTPVVIGILMVFLGVYGAQPSIFLEISQSVPIDSTGCASSMYILFCIGGGSMAATLLGPVWNAWGWTGVTLACTASLTASLAMAALAYRRRSAR
- a CDS encoding acyl-CoA dehydratase activase, with product MAKYYGGCDLGSTTGKAVILKDGEIVATACIRSKIDPVETGREVLNLAIQQIDDLEKVEDLEKLVGTGYGRNEVPFADENVSEITCHAVGAHFCDNNIRTIVDVGGQDIKAIALSDTGSVLEFAMNDKCAAGTGRFYEAVVRTFDLSLDEFSALSLKAKKIVPVTSQCTVFAESELVSLLYKRNSPADIAAGVQLSVAKRVFTLARRVGVKPGVTVTGGCSKNIGLVKALEKTLRTPISLLSTDPQLTGALGAAVLASRNGSG